From Dehalococcoidia bacterium, the proteins below share one genomic window:
- the ispH gene encoding 4-hydroxy-3-methylbut-2-enyl diphosphate reductase, which produces MKIVKAKVMGFCFGVRRAIEMVEQGAQEGPIASLGSVVHNPVVVRRLQDKGVRVVSSLEEVREQAIAVTAHGRGPEIVELARQRGLRFIDATCPIVRKSQKVAQRLVDEGFKVIIYGEAEHPEVRGVLAWTRGQGVAILDPEAEVEIPRRKAALLSQTTKSEASFAQFVARFVARNIGRLNELRVINTTCPETDERYEAARELAAQCDLVIVVGGKNSANTRKLAQTCREAGVETYHVETAAELDPAWLVGKEVVGVTAGASTPDESIDEVVETLARLGDGACAAIPSSSSGGEKSCGA; this is translated from the coding sequence ATGAAGATCGTCAAGGCCAAGGTGATGGGCTTCTGCTTCGGGGTGAGGCGGGCCATCGAGATGGTGGAACAAGGGGCTCAGGAGGGGCCCATCGCTAGCCTGGGGTCTGTGGTCCACAACCCGGTGGTGGTGCGCCGCCTCCAAGACAAGGGGGTACGGGTGGTCTCATCCCTGGAAGAGGTGCGGGAGCAGGCCATCGCCGTTACCGCCCACGGGCGAGGGCCGGAGATCGTGGAGCTGGCCCGTCAGCGGGGGCTGCGGTTCATCGATGCCACCTGCCCCATCGTGCGCAAGTCCCAGAAGGTAGCGCAGCGCCTGGTGGATGAGGGGTTTAAGGTCATTATCTACGGCGAGGCCGAGCACCCCGAGGTGAGGGGGGTCTTGGCCTGGACACGGGGGCAGGGTGTGGCCATCCTGGACCCCGAGGCGGAGGTGGAGATCCCACGGCGGAAGGCCGCCCTCCTCTCCCAGACCACCAAGAGTGAGGCCTCCTTCGCCCAATTCGTGGCCCGCTTCGTGGCCCGCAACATCGGCCGCCTCAACGAGCTTCGCGTCATCAACACCACCTGCCCGGAGACGGACGAGCGCTACGAGGCGGCGCGTGAGCTGGCCGCCCAATGCGACCTGGTCATCGTGGTGGGGGGGAAGAACAGCGCCAACACCCGCAAGCTGGCCCAGACCTGCCGCGAGGCTGGGGTGGAGACCTATCATGTGGAGACGGCAGCGGAGCTGGACCCCGCCTGGCTGGTGGGCAAGGAGGTGGTGGGGGTCACTGCTGGCGCTTCCACGCCTGACGAGTCCATCGATGAGGTGGTGGAGACGCTGGCCCGACTGGGGGATGGCGCCTGTGCGGCCATCCCCTCATCTTCCTCAGGAGGTGAGAAGTCATGCGGTGCCTGA
- the shc gene encoding squalene--hopene cyclase, with amino-acid sequence MWPVLPPGEAGRLRDALAQAIGRSVDYFLRTQHPDGYWWGELESNVTMAAEYLMLTHFLGVGEEGRWRKVVNYLRRQARPDGTWAIYYGGPPDLNATVESYFAMKLAGVSAEDPLLQKARAFILSQGGVPRTRVFTKLWLALFGQWDWAALPAMPPEFMFLPSWFPINLYEFASWARATVVPILIIWAKRPVCAVPEQARLDELFPGPKEKFMRPIPRPQPALSWRGFFWAVDRLLHGYEAVALPWLRRAAIREAEKWILARQEADGAWGGIQPPWIYSLIALKLLGYPLDHPVMKRGLEAFEGAYRVEDEEVYAPQACISPVWDTALAMIGLLDAGLPPDHEALVRAARWLLKEQVLTGGDWQVKVKGVEPGGWSFEFDNDVYPDVDDTAEVMMALHRTRLPERERKAWALARGLRWVLGMQSSDGGWGAFDKDNTRRIITHMPFCDFGEVLDYPTEDVTAHVVEMLGLLGYDPSFPPVARALRFLRRRQEADGPWWGRWGVNYIYGTGAVLPALRAIGEDMGRPYVRRAVRWLLEHQNPDGGWGESCASYDDPALKGRGESTASQTAWALMALVAAAPEGADALVGEALVRGARYLVETQQEDGTWEEPYFTGTGFPSDFYINYHLYRNYWPLMALGRIQSLLRDTP; translated from the coding sequence GTGTGGCCCGTTCTTCCCCCAGGCGAGGCAGGGCGTCTGCGGGATGCCCTAGCGCAGGCCATAGGCCGGTCCGTGGACTACTTTTTGCGCACCCAACACCCTGATGGCTACTGGTGGGGGGAGCTGGAGAGCAACGTCACCATGGCAGCTGAGTACCTTATGCTCACCCACTTCCTGGGGGTGGGGGAGGAGGGCCGGTGGCGGAAGGTGGTCAACTATCTGCGCCGCCAGGCCAGGCCCGATGGCACCTGGGCCATCTATTACGGCGGCCCCCCCGACCTCAACGCCACCGTGGAGTCCTATTTTGCCATGAAGTTGGCGGGCGTCTCGGCGGAGGATCCCCTCTTGCAGAAGGCCCGCGCCTTTATCCTCTCGCAAGGAGGGGTCCCCAGGACCAGGGTGTTCACTAAACTGTGGCTGGCCCTCTTCGGCCAGTGGGACTGGGCCGCCCTACCGGCCATGCCCCCCGAGTTCATGTTCCTGCCCAGCTGGTTCCCCATCAACCTCTATGAGTTCGCGTCTTGGGCACGGGCCACCGTGGTGCCCATCCTCATCATCTGGGCCAAGCGGCCTGTGTGTGCGGTGCCTGAGCAGGCTCGCCTGGACGAGCTCTTCCCAGGGCCTAAGGAGAAGTTTATGCGCCCCATCCCCAGGCCCCAGCCGGCTCTGTCTTGGCGGGGCTTCTTCTGGGCGGTGGACCGGCTCCTCCACGGCTACGAGGCGGTGGCGCTGCCATGGTTGCGGCGAGCGGCCATAAGGGAGGCCGAGAAGTGGATCCTGGCGCGACAGGAGGCCGATGGTGCCTGGGGAGGCATCCAGCCACCCTGGATCTACTCCCTCATCGCCCTCAAGCTCCTGGGATACCCTCTGGACCATCCGGTGATGAAGCGAGGGCTGGAGGCCTTCGAAGGAGCGTACCGGGTGGAGGACGAGGAGGTATATGCGCCTCAGGCCTGCATCTCGCCGGTGTGGGATACGGCCCTGGCCATGATAGGCCTTTTGGACGCCGGCCTGCCCCCTGACCACGAGGCCCTGGTGCGGGCGGCGCGCTGGCTCCTCAAGGAACAGGTCCTCACTGGCGGCGACTGGCAGGTGAAGGTGAAGGGGGTGGAGCCAGGGGGCTGGTCCTTCGAGTTCGACAACGACGTCTATCCCGATGTGGACGACACGGCGGAGGTGATGATGGCCCTCCACCGCACCCGTCTGCCGGAGAGGGAGCGCAAGGCCTGGGCTCTGGCGAGGGGGCTGCGGTGGGTCCTGGGCATGCAGAGCAGCGATGGAGGGTGGGGCGCCTTCGATAAGGACAACACCAGGCGCATCATCACCCACATGCCCTTCTGCGATTTCGGGGAGGTGCTGGACTACCCCACGGAGGATGTCACCGCCCATGTGGTGGAAATGCTGGGGCTCCTGGGCTACGATCCCTCCTTCCCCCCGGTGGCCCGTGCCCTACGCTTCTTGCGGCGTCGGCAGGAGGCCGATGGGCCCTGGTGGGGACGGTGGGGTGTCAACTACATCTATGGGACGGGGGCGGTCTTGCCCGCCCTGAGGGCCATCGGCGAGGACATGGGCCGCCCGTATGTGCGGCGGGCGGTGCGGTGGCTCCTAGAGCACCAGAACCCCGACGGTGGATGGGGGGAGTCCTGTGCCAGCTATGATGACCCCGCTCTTAAGGGCAGAGGCGAGAGCACGGCCTCCCAGACGGCCTGGGCCCTCATGGCTTTGGTGGCTGCTGCGCCTGAGGGGGCCGACGCCCTGGTGGGAGAGGCTTTGGTGCGCGGGGCACGCTATCTGGTGGAGACCCAGCAGGAAGATGGGACCTGGGAAGAGCCCTATTTCACTGGCACAGGCTTCCCCAGCGACTTCTACATAAACTACCACCTGTATCGCAACTACTGGCCCCTCATGGCCCTGGGGCGTATCCAGTCCCTGCTGCGGGATACGCCTTAG
- a CDS encoding Rdx family protein — protein MAAWMATEIWHEFGMQAPVTLIPVGGGRLEVYLGGEKVFDRKAEGGIYPDLKRVREIKELIRQRLEQAG, from the coding sequence CTGGCCGCCTGGATGGCGACCGAGATCTGGCACGAGTTCGGGATGCAGGCTCCGGTGACCCTCATCCCTGTGGGGGGAGGACGCCTGGAGGTCTATCTGGGCGGGGAGAAGGTGTTCGACAGGAAGGCCGAGGGCGGAATCTACCCCGACTTGAAGCGAGTGCGGGAGATAAAGGAGCTCATCCGCCAACGCCTAGAGCAGGCGGGGTGA
- the hpnE gene encoding hydroxysqualene dehydroxylase HpnE has protein sequence MRSDVLVIGGGLAGLAAACELADAGLRPTLVEKRPFLGGRAYSFMDGRHGWMVDNGQHVFLACCTEYVRFLERLRVRDKTKLQPRLYLPIMDKLTGRSVLRTLRAPAPLHLLVPFLRFRPLSMGEKLVAMYALWRLHTLDRARQWDLDSVSFGEWLRAHGQGRHVIQNFWDLIIRATLNEEVDRVSADLAAMVFQEGLLWRWEASAIGYARVGLSELAEAARDYLEARGGVVVTGRGVREVVVRHGQVVGAVTEDGQYVEAGAVVCAVPPDALLSILPPSLQEEPFFARFRRIEFSPIVNVHLWYEGPVMKEEMVAFLNSSLQWAFNKSRMWGLGGPVQYVDISLSAAHHWVHWPGRQLQEVMVKEMMAFFPRARATNVMAALVVKQPKATFTPRPGIRALRPGPRTPVRGLFLAGDWTATGWPATMESAVRSGLQAARACLAAMRGEVGSTAELQEQRRT, from the coding sequence ATGAGGAGCGATGTCCTGGTGATAGGGGGTGGCCTAGCGGGGCTGGCGGCGGCCTGCGAGCTGGCCGACGCTGGTCTGCGCCCCACCTTGGTGGAGAAACGCCCCTTCCTGGGTGGTCGGGCCTATTCGTTTATGGATGGCCGCCATGGCTGGATGGTGGACAATGGGCAGCACGTCTTCCTGGCGTGCTGCACCGAGTATGTGCGCTTCCTGGAGCGGCTAAGGGTGCGGGACAAGACCAAGCTCCAGCCTCGCCTCTACCTGCCCATCATGGACAAGCTGACGGGGCGGAGCGTTCTCAGGACCTTGAGGGCCCCTGCCCCCCTGCATCTTTTGGTGCCCTTCTTGCGCTTCCGCCCTCTCTCCATGGGGGAAAAGCTGGTGGCCATGTATGCCCTTTGGCGTCTGCACACCCTGGACCGGGCCCGCCAGTGGGACTTGGACAGCGTCTCCTTTGGGGAGTGGCTGCGGGCCCACGGCCAGGGGCGCCACGTCATCCAGAACTTTTGGGACCTTATTATCCGCGCCACCCTCAACGAGGAGGTGGATAGGGTGAGCGCGGATCTGGCGGCCATGGTGTTCCAGGAGGGGCTCCTGTGGCGCTGGGAGGCCTCGGCCATCGGCTATGCACGAGTGGGGCTTTCGGAGCTGGCGGAGGCCGCCCGCGACTATCTGGAGGCCAGGGGAGGGGTGGTAGTCACGGGCCGTGGTGTTAGAGAGGTGGTGGTGCGCCATGGCCAGGTGGTGGGGGCGGTCACGGAGGATGGCCAGTATGTGGAGGCAGGGGCCGTGGTCTGCGCCGTTCCCCCCGACGCCCTCCTCTCCATCCTGCCCCCGAGCCTGCAGGAGGAGCCTTTCTTCGCCCGTTTCCGGCGCATAGAATTCTCGCCCATCGTCAATGTGCATCTGTGGTATGAGGGGCCGGTGATGAAGGAGGAGATGGTGGCCTTCCTCAACTCTTCCCTGCAATGGGCCTTTAACAAGAGCCGCATGTGGGGCCTGGGCGGCCCTGTCCAGTACGTGGACATATCCCTGAGCGCTGCCCACCATTGGGTCCACTGGCCTGGCCGCCAGCTGCAGGAGGTGATGGTCAAGGAGATGATGGCCTTCTTCCCCCGCGCCAGGGCCACCAATGTGATGGCCGCTTTGGTGGTCAAGCAACCCAAGGCCACCTTTACGCCGCGGCCGGGCATAAGGGCATTGCGCCCAGGACCCCGTACGCCAGTGCGGGGCCTATTTTTGGCCGGCGATTGGACGGCCACCGGCTGGCCAGCCACCATGGAATCGGCCGTACGAAGTGGGCTACAAGCGGCCCGCGCCTGCCTTGCAGCCATGAGAGGGGAGGTGGGATCCACAGCCGAGCTCCAGGAGCAGCGAAGGACATGA
- a CDS encoding metal-sulfur cluster assembly factor, with product MVTPELVREALRDVYDPEIPVNIVDLGLVYDIQVKENGVVYILMTLTYPGCPIGPVIVEQIEEAVGSLPGVKYVDVEFTFDPPWTPDKMSEEAKEALGID from the coding sequence ATGGTCACGCCAGAGCTAGTGCGGGAGGCCCTTAGGGATGTATACGACCCCGAAATCCCCGTCAACATCGTAGACCTGGGCCTCGTATACGATATCCAGGTGAAGGAGAACGGCGTCGTCTACATCCTCATGACCCTTACATATCCTGGCTGCCCCATCGGCCCCGTCATAGTGGAACAGATAGAGGAAGCCGTGGGCTCCTTGCCGGGGGTCAAGTATGTGGACGTGGAGTTCACCTTCGACCCACCCTGGACGCCCGATAAGATGTCGGAGGAGGCCAAGGAAGCCCTGGGAATAGACTGA
- the hpnH gene encoding adenosyl-hopene transferase HpnH, producing MAGQPLGLTLKLTFYLIKQKIKGRKYFPLTMILEPLEACNLTCTGCGRIREYADVLDRYMSVEEALRAVEECDAPVVSIAGGEPLMHPQIGEIVQGIIKQKRYVYLCTNTLLYKRAFKVIPPSKYFAFVVHLDGLRPTHDRAVERKGVYDVAIRMIWEARKRGYRVCTNTTLYNGTDPEEYHHLFQMLNEMGVEGMMVSPGFAYKEVAHHPIFMQRQEAQTFFRRIFEGCKRGIRFYNNPLYRDFLQGKRLYECSQWTTPTYTVLGWRKPCYLIADGHAQSFQELMTTVEWHKYGWGKDPRCETCMMHCGFEGSAILRAMSHPREMLELAWRSLRGA from the coding sequence ATGGCCGGCCAACCTTTGGGGCTCACGCTGAAGCTCACCTTCTACCTTATCAAGCAGAAGATAAAAGGTCGCAAATACTTCCCCCTCACCATGATCCTGGAGCCCTTGGAGGCCTGTAACCTCACCTGCACCGGGTGCGGACGCATCCGCGAGTACGCCGATGTCTTGGACCGCTACATGAGCGTGGAGGAGGCCCTGCGGGCCGTGGAGGAGTGCGACGCCCCGGTGGTGTCTATAGCGGGCGGGGAGCCCCTCATGCACCCTCAGATCGGGGAGATAGTGCAGGGCATCATTAAGCAAAAGCGCTACGTGTATCTTTGCACCAACACCCTGCTTTACAAGCGGGCCTTCAAGGTCATCCCCCCGTCCAAGTATTTCGCCTTCGTGGTCCATCTGGACGGCCTGCGGCCAACCCACGACCGCGCGGTAGAGCGCAAGGGCGTCTACGATGTGGCCATCCGCATGATCTGGGAGGCTCGTAAGAGGGGCTACCGGGTGTGCACCAACACCACCCTTTACAACGGCACCGACCCTGAGGAGTACCACCACCTCTTCCAGATGCTCAACGAGATGGGTGTGGAGGGGATGATGGTATCTCCGGGCTTCGCCTATAAGGAGGTGGCCCACCACCCTATATTCATGCAGAGACAGGAGGCCCAGACCTTCTTCCGCCGTATCTTCGAGGGGTGCAAGCGGGGCATTCGCTTCTACAACAACCCCCTTTACCGCGACTTCCTTCAGGGCAAGCGCCTCTATGAGTGCAGCCAATGGACCACCCCCACGTATACAGTGCTGGGGTGGCGCAAGCCCTGCTACCTCATCGCCGATGGCCACGCCCAGAGCTTCCAGGAGCTCATGACCACTGTGGAGTGGCACAAGTACGGCTGGGGCAAGGACCCGCGCTGTGAGACGTGTATGATGCACTGCGGCTTCGAGGGGTCGGCCATCCTGCGGGCCATGTCCCACCCCAGGGAGATGTTGGAGCTGGCCTGGCGCTCTTTGCGCGGCGCGTGA
- a CDS encoding DUF2298 domain-containing protein — MKEALFFWAAAQGAALAFLPVTFLLFPRLPDRGYSLAKPLGLLTLAYVGWIAGVVGLAPNGRGLFLMALVLLAAVGVAVAVARWEQWRAWWRMWWPYVLWIESLFLVTYLAAVFLHSFVPEIIWGEKPFELAFLNSVVRSSSFPPPDPWLSGYSINYYYFGYVQAGALTHLTGLPTSITFGLMLCMVAAMAACAAFGLAYNLTLLLGRGEGQWRALGAGVISVVLLLVVSNLAGLFELLARHGIGNSAFYAWVGIYGLEPYNCTLNPSACRAWYPTAFWWWWKATRMGSPWDVQEFPFFSFQFGDLHPHVLALPLTLVALGLALDLYLEAREGHVLLRWRREPWQPVVGAMVLGGLGFTDLWALPTFGVLVVGAMALGAIQGRREGGFWDALGAASALALGALLLYAPFYVTLQTPASGIAPNQAWERLVRGYPPIDSVVTRPVHFLIFWLPSLWLPLWWTATIALGRRWGRLEVGFGVAAWAVPLMAWAASVLALSGLGHVSPRPEGFLGEVKLRWENLNWLTMLMLVAFLTMAGAGLARTLRGRDDERALPMALALVALLLLLGGETFFIRDPVGFRYNTVFRFWYHTWTIMAVVGGIGAAALWKKGSSAWLSPPLRWAWQGVTLAIMGAAFIYPLTVTLERTEAFRRSGGGLDGLAFVARHAPDEYAAVMWFRQHVRGSPVVLEAFGEDYTDFARISSRTGLVTVLGWEGHEWQWRPDPSPIVGRARDIETIYTTLDVEEALRLLHKYDVRYVVVGPLERQRYVEEAPLPLWPQREQALAKFDGFLEVAFRTNRLTIYKVPHGPSLIYP, encoded by the coding sequence ATGAAGGAGGCGCTCTTCTTCTGGGCGGCGGCGCAAGGGGCGGCCTTGGCCTTTCTGCCCGTAACCTTCCTCCTCTTCCCCCGCCTCCCTGATAGGGGATATAGCCTGGCCAAGCCCCTGGGCCTGCTGACCCTGGCCTACGTGGGATGGATTGCTGGTGTGGTGGGGCTAGCGCCTAACGGTCGGGGGCTCTTCCTGATGGCCCTCGTACTGCTGGCAGCTGTGGGCGTGGCCGTGGCGGTGGCCCGCTGGGAGCAATGGCGGGCCTGGTGGCGCATGTGGTGGCCCTATGTCCTGTGGATAGAGTCCCTTTTCCTTGTCACCTACCTGGCGGCCGTGTTCCTGCATTCCTTCGTGCCCGAGATCATCTGGGGCGAGAAACCCTTCGAGCTGGCCTTCCTCAACAGCGTGGTCCGCTCCTCCAGCTTCCCGCCGCCGGACCCTTGGCTCAGTGGCTACTCTATCAATTATTACTACTTCGGCTACGTCCAGGCAGGGGCCCTTACGCATCTGACGGGTCTGCCCACGAGCATCACCTTCGGTCTGATGCTCTGCATGGTGGCGGCCATGGCGGCCTGTGCTGCCTTCGGCCTGGCCTACAACCTGACGCTTCTCCTGGGCCGTGGCGAGGGCCAGTGGCGGGCCTTAGGAGCTGGGGTGATCTCGGTGGTGCTGCTACTGGTGGTGAGCAACCTGGCCGGCCTTTTCGAGCTGCTAGCCCGCCACGGCATCGGCAACAGTGCCTTCTACGCCTGGGTGGGCATCTACGGTCTGGAGCCCTACAACTGCACCCTGAACCCTAGCGCGTGTCGCGCCTGGTATCCCACGGCCTTTTGGTGGTGGTGGAAGGCCACTCGAATGGGATCTCCCTGGGACGTGCAGGAATTCCCCTTCTTCAGCTTCCAGTTTGGCGACCTGCATCCGCATGTCCTGGCCCTGCCCCTGACGCTGGTGGCCTTAGGGCTGGCCCTAGACCTCTACCTAGAGGCGCGGGAAGGGCATGTCTTACTCCGCTGGCGGCGAGAGCCATGGCAGCCCGTGGTGGGGGCTATGGTGCTAGGGGGGCTGGGCTTCACCGACCTTTGGGCCCTCCCCACCTTCGGCGTCCTGGTGGTGGGGGCGATGGCCCTGGGGGCCATCCAGGGCAGGCGAGAGGGGGGCTTCTGGGACGCCCTCGGGGCGGCATCTGCCCTGGCTTTGGGGGCGCTGCTGTTGTATGCCCCCTTCTATGTAACGCTGCAGACGCCCGCCTCGGGCATCGCCCCCAATCAGGCATGGGAGCGGTTGGTGCGAGGCTACCCTCCTATCGACTCCGTGGTGACCAGGCCTGTGCATTTCCTCATCTTTTGGCTCCCCTCCCTCTGGCTGCCTCTGTGGTGGACGGCCACCATCGCCTTGGGGCGACGATGGGGGAGGCTGGAGGTAGGGTTTGGGGTGGCGGCGTGGGCGGTCCCCCTTATGGCCTGGGCTGCTTCCGTCCTGGCCCTGAGCGGGCTGGGCCACGTGTCCCCACGGCCCGAGGGATTCCTGGGGGAGGTAAAGCTGAGGTGGGAAAATCTCAACTGGCTCACCATGCTCATGTTGGTGGCCTTCTTGACCATGGCGGGGGCAGGTTTGGCCCGCACCTTGCGTGGGAGGGACGATGAGCGCGCCCTTCCCATGGCCTTGGCCCTGGTGGCCCTCCTCCTGCTGCTGGGTGGGGAGACGTTCTTCATTCGGGATCCGGTGGGCTTTCGCTACAACACCGTTTTCCGGTTCTGGTACCACACGTGGACCATCATGGCGGTAGTGGGCGGGATCGGGGCCGCTGCTCTGTGGAAGAAAGGCTCTTCAGCCTGGCTTTCCCCACCCCTGCGATGGGCATGGCAAGGCGTCACGTTGGCCATCATGGGGGCGGCCTTCATCTATCCCCTTACGGTGACCTTGGAGCGCACCGAGGCCTTCCGCCGCTCAGGGGGCGGCCTGGATGGCCTCGCTTTCGTGGCCCGCCACGCCCCCGACGAATACGCCGCCGTCATGTGGTTCCGCCAGCATGTGCGAGGTTCGCCAGTGGTCCTAGAGGCGTTCGGGGAAGACTATACCGACTTCGCCCGCATATCGTCCCGCACCGGCCTGGTCACAGTGCTGGGCTGGGAAGGGCACGAATGGCAATGGCGCCCCGATCCTTCACCCATCGTGGGGCGGGCGCGGGACATCGAGACCATCTACACCACCCTCGATGTGGAGGAGGCTCTGCGCCTCCTCCATAAATACGATGTGCGCTATGTGGTGGTGGGCCCCTTGGAGCGGCAGAGGTATGTAGAGGAAGCTCCCCTCCCCTTATGGCCGCAGCGGGAACAGGCCCTGGCCAAGTTCGACGGCTTCCTAGAGGTGGCCTTCAGGACGAACCGCCTGACCATCTATAAGGTGCCACATGGCCCCAGCCTTATCTATCCCTAG
- a CDS encoding secondary thiamine-phosphate synthase enzyme YjbQ — protein sequence MRCLTQTIRIRTQRGPQFVDITDQVMEAVREAAITNGFAVIFSRHTTAAVRINENCPHLLQDMEDMLRRLAPPEGEYRHNVYAHAFSQNGERPNGHSHCQHLLLGASEAVPVVEGKLLLGQWQRIFLVELDHGRDREVVVQLIGE from the coding sequence ATGCGGTGCCTGACGCAGACCATCCGTATACGCACCCAGCGTGGGCCTCAGTTCGTGGACATCACCGACCAGGTGATGGAAGCTGTAAGGGAGGCGGCCATCACCAATGGCTTTGCTGTGATCTTTTCCCGCCATACCACGGCCGCCGTGCGCATCAACGAGAATTGTCCCCACCTTCTGCAGGACATGGAGGACATGCTGCGCCGCTTGGCCCCGCCGGAGGGCGAATATAGGCACAACGTCTACGCTCACGCCTTCTCCCAAAACGGGGAGCGGCCCAACGGGCATTCCCACTGTCAGCACTTGCTTCTCGGTGCCAGCGAGGCTGTTCCCGTGGTGGAGGGGAAGCTCCTGCTGGGCCAGTGGCAGCGCATATTCCTGGTGGAGCTGGATCATGGGCGCGACCGTGAGGTGGTGGTCCAGCTCATAGGGGAGTGA
- a CDS encoding dienelactone hydrolase family protein, which produces MPVIWEQVMVEGSPMWCHIHTPVGAGPFPGVVVVMHAPGVDAFIQDICERLALEGYVAIAPDLYHRQTEEQAKDDPITRMGRLRDTEIAQDINAALDHLRSLRQVSPERIGIIGFCMGGRIAYMMAALNPTFRACVDFYGGNIAVPWGEGPSPLDLTPQINCPVLGLFGAEDTNPSPEDVARLDAALTRHNKPHEFHIYPGAGHAFMNQARPSYRPEAARDAWQRCLEFLGRHLKST; this is translated from the coding sequence ATGCCGGTCATCTGGGAGCAGGTGATGGTGGAAGGAAGCCCCATGTGGTGCCACATCCACACCCCTGTAGGCGCTGGGCCCTTCCCTGGCGTGGTGGTGGTCATGCACGCCCCAGGGGTGGACGCCTTCATCCAGGACATATGCGAGCGCCTAGCTCTGGAGGGGTATGTGGCCATCGCTCCTGACCTCTACCATCGGCAGACGGAGGAGCAGGCGAAGGACGACCCCATCACCCGTATGGGGCGCCTGAGGGACACGGAGATCGCCCAAGATATCAATGCCGCCTTGGACCACCTGCGTTCCCTCCGCCAGGTATCCCCAGAGCGGATAGGCATCATCGGCTTCTGCATGGGGGGACGCATCGCCTACATGATGGCTGCCCTCAACCCCACCTTCCGCGCTTGCGTGGACTTCTATGGCGGCAATATCGCCGTCCCTTGGGGGGAAGGGCCCTCACCCCTCGACCTCACCCCCCAGATAAACTGCCCCGTGCTGGGGCTTTTCGGCGCCGAGGACACCAACCCCAGCCCTGAGGACGTGGCCCGCCTGGATGCCGCCTTGACCAGGCACAACAAGCCCCATGAGTTCCACATATATCCAGGTGCCGGCCATGCCTTTATGAACCAGGCCCGACCTTCCTATCGCCCGGAGGCCGCCCGCGACGCCTGGCAGAGGTGCCTCGAGTTCCTAGGTCGCCACCTCAAAAGCACCTAG
- a CDS encoding polyprenyl synthetase family protein produces the protein MTLPERVEELRGQVVAALGSFLEPREPTLLYRMMRYHLGWEDAQGRPQPGPLGKALRPILCLLTCEALGGRWEQALPAAVALELVHNFSLVHDDIQDQDRERRHRLTVWAIWGQGQAINAGDALLALAQEALARLPEAGVPPERGVVAVSTLARATLEMVEGQVMDLQFEDRVDITTQAYLEMVRRKTGALFAAALSLGAICATPDTQVWEAMGRAGRQLGVAFQIKDDVLGIWGDPSRTGKPAGADIRRRKKSLPIVYALETEGPQRETVVAAYTIPTVDEEMVQRVMQALEEVEARQRSLTLAHELLQEAMDTLSSLPLAPGPRQELEAVVSFLVEREY, from the coding sequence TTGACCCTGCCAGAGCGGGTAGAGGAGCTGAGGGGGCAGGTGGTAGCGGCCCTGGGCTCCTTCCTGGAGCCCAGGGAGCCAACCCTGCTGTACCGCATGATGCGGTACCACCTGGGCTGGGAGGACGCCCAGGGCCGGCCCCAGCCCGGCCCCCTAGGCAAGGCCCTAAGGCCCATCTTGTGCCTTTTGACCTGCGAGGCCCTCGGGGGCAGGTGGGAGCAGGCCCTGCCAGCGGCCGTGGCCCTGGAGCTGGTGCACAACTTCTCCCTCGTCCACGACGACATCCAGGACCAGGACAGGGAGAGGAGGCACCGCCTCACCGTCTGGGCCATATGGGGCCAAGGGCAGGCCATCAACGCCGGCGACGCCCTCCTGGCCCTGGCCCAAGAGGCCTTAGCGCGCCTGCCCGAGGCAGGGGTCCCCCCTGAGAGGGGGGTGGTGGCCGTGTCTACCCTGGCCCGGGCCACCCTGGAGATGGTGGAGGGCCAGGTGATGGACTTGCAGTTCGAGGACCGAGTCGACATAACAACGCAGGCCTACCTGGAGATGGTGAGGCGCAAGACGGGCGCCCTATTTGCGGCTGCCCTCTCCCTGGGGGCCATCTGCGCCACCCCAGACACCCAGGTCTGGGAGGCCATGGGCAGGGCAGGGCGCCAGCTGGGGGTGGCCTTCCAGATCAAGGACGATGTCCTCGGTATCTGGGGCGACCCCTCCCGCACGGGGAAGCCCGCCGGCGCCGATATCCGACGCCGCAAGAAGAGCCTCCCCATCGTCTACGCCCTGGAGACGGAGGGCCCGCAGCGTGAGACGGTGGTGGCCGCATACACCATCCCCACCGTGGACGAGGAGATGGTGCAACGGGTGATGCAGGCTCTGGAGGAGGTGGAAGCGCGCCAACGCTCTTTGACCCTGGCCCATGAACTATTGCAGGAGGCCATGGACACCTTGTCCTCCCTGCCTCTGGCCCCAGGGCCGCGACAGGAGCTGGAGGCCGTGGTCTCCTTCTTGGTGGAGAGGGAATACTAG